A genomic segment from Janthinobacterium sp. 64 encodes:
- a CDS encoding helix-turn-helix domain-containing protein, with protein sequence MSTSGKFDALETITQESRLQQDSWQGTLWLAPDFAILHGAAGATDSHAHYAHQLMLSTGAPFTAELDGIVHTARHLLIDSLRPHAILSAPAPMLTIYAEPQRLSGAALLAAASSAGVPSLDSLAAALQAQPREILADVRVQRALDQVDALLSGKVSAAAVAEAAHLSLSQLERLFSAQLGLPVRRLVLWRRLRLAIRFILLGGTLTDAAHGAGFADAAHFSRTMRSLFGVRADRSLRQLQVTLLD encoded by the coding sequence ATGTCTACGTCGGGAAAATTCGATGCATTGGAAACCATCACGCAGGAGTCTCGTTTGCAGCAGGACAGCTGGCAGGGAACACTATGGCTGGCGCCCGACTTTGCCATCTTGCATGGCGCAGCGGGCGCCACGGACAGCCACGCCCATTATGCGCACCAGCTGATGCTGAGCACCGGGGCGCCCTTCACGGCAGAGCTCGACGGCATCGTCCACACGGCGCGGCACTTGCTGATCGACAGCCTGCGCCCGCACGCCATCCTGAGCGCGCCAGCCCCCATGCTGACCATCTATGCGGAACCGCAGCGCCTGAGTGGCGCGGCCTTGCTGGCGGCCGCCAGCAGCGCAGGCGTGCCCAGCCTCGACAGCCTGGCCGCCGCGCTGCAGGCACAACCGAGGGAAATCCTCGCCGACGTGCGCGTGCAGCGCGCGCTGGACCAGGTCGACGCGCTGCTGTCGGGCAAAGTCAGCGCGGCCGCCGTGGCCGAGGCGGCGCATTTGTCGCTGAGCCAGCTGGAGCGCCTGTTCAGCGCCCAGCTGGGCCTGCCCGTGCGGCGCCTGGTGCTGTGGCGCCGCTTGCGCCTGGCCATCCGTTTCATCTTGCTTGGCGGTACATTGACGGACGCCGCCCACGGCGCCGGTTTTGCCGATGCCGCGCATTTTTCGCGCACCATGCGCAGCCTGTTCGGCGTGCGCGCCGACCGCAGCTTGCGCCAGTTGCAGGTCACGCTGCTCGACTGA
- a CDS encoding autotransporter assembly complex protein TamA — MGQLTLAAAGSVILICPIAEARAQEGPQERTQDAAPESASATEAAPAPLQYEVKVNAPGDLDELLEKNLDLERFRGNPRMDREQLRRLVRATPEEARNLIATAGYYTPVVTVRVDTTGAKPVVIVDVDPGPPATVDKVELELRGFDPTPPLAASEPFDTEALKRSWSLKSGSVFRQAEWESAKRALLREVVQTRYPRAQLVDTQAVVDPETHKVSLLVVLDSGPELRFGELRIEGLKRYDASIIRNLDKIRPGDYYSESALQSLQARLQDTGYFASVEVSADMSSILGEQIEAAQESQQAEAAGAVPEAKPANRGPAPLLPLVVRVTENKQQNVSAGLGFSTNTGNRAQLNYDNLNVWGTRFKSAITMETKKQAAHANFYFPTTERGYNDSAGASFERSDISNEITAVTTISAKRNWGGTNLERSLTFEFLSEDKTVVGLEQTRSKSLPLTYAITKRSLDSLLFPTRGYVINAQVGGALLPVLTDERFVRVAGKAVYYRPLGEKGELIVRGEMGALGSKEKRGVPAVYLFRAGGDQSVRGYAYQELGVKEGDATIGGRYMLTGSAEYQYWFKPKWAIAAFYDAGNAADTVKAAMTPKSGYGLGGRYKSPVGPINVDVAYGHAVHAYRLHFSLGFTF; from the coding sequence ATGGGGCAACTGACATTGGCGGCCGCCGGCAGTGTCATCTTGATATGCCCGATCGCCGAAGCCCGCGCGCAGGAAGGGCCGCAAGAACGCACGCAAGATGCTGCGCCAGAGAGCGCCAGCGCCACGGAAGCGGCGCCCGCGCCGCTGCAGTACGAGGTCAAGGTCAACGCGCCCGGCGACCTCGATGAGTTGCTGGAAAAAAACCTGGACCTGGAACGCTTCCGCGGCAACCCGCGCATGGACCGCGAACAATTGCGGCGCCTCGTGCGCGCTACGCCCGAGGAGGCCAGGAACCTCATCGCCACGGCCGGCTACTACACGCCAGTCGTCACGGTGCGCGTCGATACGACGGGCGCCAAACCCGTCGTCATCGTCGACGTCGACCCGGGCCCGCCCGCGACCGTCGACAAGGTCGAACTGGAATTGCGCGGCTTCGACCCCACGCCGCCGCTGGCCGCTTCCGAGCCCTTCGACACGGAAGCCCTGAAGCGCAGCTGGTCGCTGAAATCGGGCAGCGTGTTCCGCCAGGCCGAATGGGAATCGGCCAAGCGCGCGCTGCTGCGCGAAGTGGTACAGACGCGCTACCCGCGCGCCCAGCTGGTCGATACCCAAGCCGTGGTCGATCCGGAAACGCACAAGGTGTCCCTGCTGGTGGTGCTCGACAGCGGCCCTGAACTGCGCTTCGGCGAGCTGCGCATCGAAGGCTTGAAGCGCTACGATGCCAGCATCATCCGCAACCTCGACAAGATACGCCCGGGCGACTATTACAGCGAATCGGCGCTGCAATCGTTGCAGGCGCGCCTGCAGGACACGGGCTACTTTGCCAGCGTGGAAGTGAGTGCCGACATGAGCAGCATCCTGGGCGAGCAGATCGAAGCGGCCCAGGAAAGCCAGCAAGCCGAGGCCGCCGGTGCCGTCCCTGAAGCCAAGCCCGCCAACCGCGGCCCCGCGCCACTGCTGCCGCTGGTCGTGCGCGTGACGGAAAACAAGCAGCAAAACGTCAGCGCCGGTCTCGGTTTCAGTACGAACACGGGTAACCGCGCCCAGCTCAACTATGACAACCTGAACGTGTGGGGCACGCGCTTCAAGAGCGCGATCACCATGGAAACGAAGAAACAGGCGGCGCACGCCAATTTTTATTTCCCCACCACTGAGCGCGGCTACAACGACAGCGCCGGCGCTTCGTTTGAGCGCAGCGATATTTCCAATGAAATCACGGCCGTCACCACCATCTCGGCCAAGCGCAACTGGGGCGGCACCAACCTCGAACGCAGCCTGACGTTCGAGTTCCTCAGCGAAGACAAGACCGTCGTGGGCCTGGAACAGACGCGCAGCAAGAGCTTGCCCCTGACCTATGCCATCACCAAGCGCAGCCTCGACAGCCTGCTGTTTCCCACCAGGGGCTATGTCATCAATGCCCAGGTGGGCGGCGCCCTGCTGCCCGTACTGACGGACGAACGCTTCGTGCGCGTGGCCGGCAAGGCCGTGTATTACCGCCCGCTCGGTGAAAAGGGCGAGCTGATCGTGCGCGGCGAAATGGGCGCGCTCGGTTCGAAGGAAAAACGCGGCGTGCCGGCCGTCTACCTGTTCCGCGCGGGCGGCGACCAGTCGGTGCGCGGCTATGCCTACCAGGAACTGGGCGTCAAGGAAGGCGATGCCACCATCGGCGGACGCTACATGCTCACCGGCAGCGCCGAATACCAGTACTGGTTCAAGCCGAAGTGGGCCATTGCCGCCTTCTATGACGCCGGCAACGCGGCCGACACCGTCAAAGCGGCCATGACGCCGAAATCGGGCTATGGCCTGGGCGGGCGCTACAAGAGCCCCGTCGGCCCCATCAATGTCGACGTGGCGTATGGCCACGCCGTCCACGCTTACCGTTTGCACTTCTCTCTGGGATTTACTTTCTGA
- a CDS encoding sterol desaturase family protein, with amino-acid sequence MKSLFAALYGPVFWAGFIGAAACLIAVAHYSLWVLPPLLLLALLTSFLAERYLPYDGAWNHAHGDGWRDALHALVNEALYLLGLAAFPLLAGHLALGDFWPVQLPFWGQLLLAILIADCGITLVHYLSHRYYFLWKLHAVHHSVQRMYGFNGWMKHPLHLLLEAAGGMLPLLLLGIPEHVMAVLAFAVAVQLLLQHANVDMRMGPLRHVFAWAPLHRFHHMKYGTAGDVNFGLFLTCWDRLLGTCFDAPDYRMRGEDLGIGSRPDYPVAYLPQLIEPFRAEEGVRAPELPAGLRQGLSRAA; translated from the coding sequence ATGAAATCCCTCTTTGCCGCGCTGTACGGCCCCGTGTTCTGGGCCGGCTTCATCGGCGCCGCCGCCTGCCTGATTGCGGTTGCTCACTACTCCCTCTGGGTCTTGCCGCCCTTGCTGCTGCTGGCCCTGCTCACATCCTTTCTTGCTGAACGCTATCTGCCATACGATGGCGCGTGGAACCATGCGCACGGCGACGGCTGGCGCGACGCGTTGCATGCGCTCGTCAATGAAGCGCTGTACCTGCTGGGCCTGGCTGCTTTTCCCCTGCTGGCCGGACACCTGGCGCTGGGGGACTTCTGGCCAGTCCAGCTGCCATTCTGGGGGCAACTGCTGCTGGCGATCCTGATTGCCGACTGCGGCATCACGCTCGTGCATTACCTGAGCCACCGCTATTATTTTCTGTGGAAACTGCATGCCGTGCATCACAGCGTGCAGCGCATGTATGGCTTCAACGGCTGGATGAAACATCCGCTGCATTTGCTGCTGGAAGCGGCGGGCGGCATGCTGCCCTTGCTGCTGCTGGGCATACCGGAGCATGTCATGGCCGTGCTGGCGTTTGCCGTGGCGGTCCAGCTGTTGCTGCAGCATGCGAATGTCGACATGCGCATGGGGCCGCTGCGCCACGTATTCGCCTGGGCGCCCTTGCACCGTTTCCACCACATGAAGTACGGCACGGCCGGCGACGTGAATTTCGGCCTGTTCTTGACGTGCTGGGACCGCCTTCTGGGCACCTGCTTCGACGCGCCGGACTATCGCATGCGGGGTGAAGACCTGGGCATCGGCAGCCGTCCCGATTATCCCGTGGCCTACCTGCCGCAATTGATCGAACCATTCCGCGCGGAAGAGGGCGTGCGCGCGCCCGAGCTGCCGGCCGGTTTGCGCCAGGGTCTCAGTCGAGCAGCGTGA
- the queC gene encoding 7-cyano-7-deazaguanine synthase QueC, translating into MLATDSALVLFSGGQDSTTCLAWALKHYNRVETIGFDYGQRHAIELTVRPGVLEQMRQQSPEWDRRLGQDHMIDLSLIAAISDTAMTQNVEIVMQENGLPNTFVPGRNLLFMTVAATVAYRRGLTVLVGGMCETDFSGYPDCRDDTMKALQVALNLGMNTRLKLETPLMWLDKAQSWDLAQDLGGQPLVDLIRSGTHTCYLGERGELHDWGYGCGTCPACALRANGYQHYAARKAAKQAAN; encoded by the coding sequence ATGCTAGCAACGGACTCCGCACTGGTGCTCTTTAGCGGTGGACAAGATTCCACCACCTGCCTGGCCTGGGCCCTCAAGCACTATAACCGTGTCGAAACCATCGGCTTTGACTATGGACAGCGCCATGCGATCGAGCTGACCGTGCGTCCTGGCGTGCTCGAACAGATGCGCCAGCAATCGCCCGAGTGGGACCGCCGCCTGGGCCAGGATCACATGATCGACCTGTCATTGATTGCCGCCATTTCCGATACGGCCATGACGCAGAACGTCGAGATCGTCATGCAGGAAAACGGCTTGCCCAACACTTTTGTTCCTGGCCGCAACTTGCTGTTCATGACGGTGGCTGCCACCGTGGCGTATCGCCGCGGCTTGACGGTGCTGGTGGGCGGCATGTGCGAGACGGATTTTTCCGGCTACCCGGATTGCCGCGACGATACGATGAAGGCCCTGCAAGTGGCGCTGAACCTGGGCATGAATACGCGATTGAAACTGGAAACGCCGCTGATGTGGCTGGACAAGGCGCAAAGCTGGGACCTGGCGCAAGACCTGGGCGGCCAGCCGCTGGTCGACCTGATCCGCAGCGGCACGCACACGTGCTACCTGGGTGAACGTGGCGAGCTGCACGACTGGGGCTATGGCTGCGGCACTTGTCCCGCCTGCGCCCTGCGCGCGAACGGCTACCAGCACTACGCGGCGCGCAAGGCTGCAAAGCAGGCTGCCAACTAA
- a CDS encoding translocation/assembly module TamB domain-containing protein, producing MSDMTTESHDAAPPPPAKKPRRWVRYVLIAVASLAVLLGGAFWFLGRESTLQMLVQKVASASGGDIAVSGVSGSLYNRMHLGHVSYRSKTQHITADNIDINWSPFQFFSEGIAISELHVASLSVESTAPSEEPSTMPASLAAPFKIGIADARLDKVTLVSAGGNTVFEKIHFTLSGDKTQWQLENASALTPFGQATASATIAATQPFKLSGKAGLTQLNAAAGEKPAALNLQLGGDLNLLNVTAKGSAGAATADAQLALAPFDPVIILRSANIRGRNINPGKFDATLPQADLSLELDAAIDTRPNAQTVSGKLAILNHATPGPIDQQKLPLRQFEARLGGTLTATTLESAIIDFGNAGKFTGSGKLNRDAADAPIGNAQLTLHTDKIDLQHMYSSINSTKIVGDIVLDSDGKTQTLRAKLGEAKLRLDVEATLADSLVQLRKATLQAGKSSVNATGQISLKDEQPFKAVASTSRLNPADFGAFPVADLNLDVRANGHVAPQWLANADFTVRPSKLLDQPLSGKGKLTADATHFSGIDVQLALGKNNVTAKGNFGGAGEKLNWNVDARQLSALQGDLLGTVLASGVVQGTMQQPRTSFVADAKGLGLTSGKRPAPDSAIHASGEVGLTGAKQQAELKMTGSLQKINPAAFGASLPNGNVNADFNGSGRLTSDWQVALNLALRESTLQNAPLAGYAKLSANAKRIDSVDTELRLGPNSLLAKGALGGATDKLTWKLDAPQLSTLGPRFAGVLQAAGSVSGKMDAPAAQLTLDGRDLTFFGDQQLKAIKGSASVGAGQGALDPMVSALDITGYSTPTFKLASARLGTTGTRGSHTVSLAARNDDFDASVQIRGSQSGASWTGTIDSLQNKGRYALVLQAPVPVKVAGPAGSGVAGLGQPEQISVGNTVIKLPAGSITMQSLVKNGPRWSSSGQAAGVALTYLAQVIPSLQANARSDLTLGAQWSLDMQVPTAKQKDPSLAGMLHIYREKGDVTVGVEQPLALGLRTIDARVDVANQQLRLAVKLDGARAGQSDINATVHMLNGRISNDSALSLTGTTSIDTLAWLAPLTGQPGLELGGALKVALSGSGTIGAPQLNGDINGSKLLVNWADQGLKLRNGVLQAKLAGDQLQLQRLSFDGGDGKVQADGWVRFANGEASLELKLMADRLQALSRPDRTLILSGNSTLVRNDKRFSFEGKFKANRALIELAPQDTPTQSSDVVVLGKEVKGGKEAPSLPLNIDLEFDLGSAFHLRGMGIDADLAGNVRARVINRAAPRVTGSIKVTNGQYAAYGQKLSIERGLIAFTGAYDNPSLNILAVRKRPEGEALSETNVEAGVEVRGTAQAPTAKLVSTPSVSDSDKLAWLILGHGAETAAGDEMALLTTAAGALFGGSGGGLQGKLASSLGLDEVGLSQAKGLESTVVTVGKRLSSRAYLTFEQGTSTATSLVKLRYKLNRRITLQFQTGTNNALDVLYTWAFD from the coding sequence ATGTCCGATATGACTACCGAGTCCCACGACGCCGCACCGCCACCGCCGGCGAAAAAACCGCGCCGCTGGGTGCGCTACGTGCTGATCGCCGTCGCCAGCCTGGCCGTGCTGCTGGGCGGCGCCTTCTGGTTCCTGGGCCGCGAATCGACCCTGCAGATGCTGGTTCAAAAAGTGGCCAGCGCCAGCGGCGGCGACATCGCAGTGTCGGGCGTGTCCGGCTCGCTCTACAACCGCATGCACCTGGGCCACGTCAGCTACCGCAGCAAGACGCAGCACATCACGGCCGACAATATCGACATCAACTGGTCGCCGTTCCAGTTCTTCTCGGAAGGCATCGCCATCAGCGAACTGCACGTGGCCAGCCTGTCCGTGGAAAGCACGGCGCCGTCCGAGGAACCATCGACCATGCCCGCCAGCCTGGCGGCACCGTTCAAGATCGGCATTGCCGACGCGCGCCTGGACAAGGTGACCCTGGTCAGCGCGGGCGGCAACACGGTATTTGAAAAGATCCATTTCACCTTGTCGGGCGACAAGACCCAATGGCAGCTGGAAAACGCGTCGGCCCTGACGCCGTTCGGCCAGGCCACGGCCAGCGCGACGATAGCGGCCACGCAGCCGTTCAAACTGTCAGGCAAGGCCGGCTTGACGCAGCTCAATGCCGCAGCCGGTGAAAAACCCGCCGCCTTGAATCTGCAGCTGGGTGGCGACCTGAATCTGCTGAACGTGACGGCCAAGGGCAGCGCGGGCGCGGCCACGGCCGATGCCCAGCTGGCGCTGGCGCCGTTCGATCCCGTCATCATCCTGCGCTCGGCCAACATCCGTGGCCGCAACATCAATCCGGGCAAGTTTGACGCGACCTTGCCGCAGGCGGACCTGAGCCTGGAACTCGATGCCGCCATCGACACGCGTCCCAACGCGCAAACCGTGTCGGGCAAGCTGGCCATCCTCAACCACGCCACACCCGGTCCCATCGACCAGCAAAAGCTGCCGCTGCGCCAGTTCGAGGCGCGCCTGGGCGGCACCCTGACGGCTACCACACTGGAATCGGCCATCATCGATTTCGGCAATGCGGGTAAATTCACGGGTAGCGGCAAGCTTAACCGCGATGCGGCCGACGCGCCCATCGGCAATGCGCAATTGACCTTGCACACGGACAAGATCGACTTGCAGCACATGTACAGCAGCATCAACAGCACCAAGATCGTGGGCGACATCGTGCTCGACAGCGACGGCAAGACGCAGACCCTGCGTGCCAAGCTCGGCGAAGCCAAGCTGCGCCTGGACGTGGAAGCGACCCTCGCCGACTCACTGGTGCAACTGCGCAAGGCAACCTTGCAAGCGGGCAAAAGCAGCGTCAACGCGACGGGCCAGATCAGCCTCAAGGACGAGCAACCGTTCAAGGCCGTGGCCAGCACCAGCCGCCTGAACCCTGCCGATTTCGGCGCCTTCCCCGTAGCCGACCTGAACCTCGACGTGCGCGCGAATGGCCACGTGGCTCCCCAGTGGCTGGCAAATGCGGACTTCACCGTGCGCCCCAGCAAGCTGCTCGACCAGCCCCTGTCCGGCAAGGGCAAGCTGACGGCCGACGCGACCCATTTCAGCGGCATCGACGTGCAATTGGCACTGGGCAAGAACAATGTCACGGCCAAGGGCAACTTCGGCGGCGCCGGCGAAAAGCTCAACTGGAACGTCGATGCGCGGCAACTTTCCGCCTTGCAGGGCGACTTGCTGGGCACGGTACTGGCCAGCGGCGTGGTGCAAGGCACGATGCAGCAGCCGCGCACGAGCTTTGTTGCCGATGCGAAGGGACTGGGCCTGACCAGCGGCAAGCGCCCTGCGCCCGACAGCGCCATCCACGCCAGCGGCGAAGTGGGCTTGACGGGAGCCAAGCAGCAAGCGGAATTGAAAATGACGGGTTCGCTGCAAAAGATCAACCCGGCCGCGTTTGGCGCATCGCTGCCCAACGGCAACGTCAATGCGGATTTCAACGGCAGCGGCCGCCTGACGAGCGACTGGCAAGTGGCGCTCAACCTGGCCCTGCGCGAATCGACTCTGCAAAATGCGCCGCTGGCCGGCTACGCCAAATTGTCGGCCAACGCCAAACGCATCGACAGCGTGGATACGGAATTGCGCCTGGGGCCGAACAGCCTGCTGGCCAAGGGCGCGCTCGGTGGCGCCACGGACAAGCTGACATGGAAACTCGATGCGCCGCAACTGTCGACCCTGGGCCCGCGCTTTGCCGGCGTGCTGCAGGCAGCCGGTTCCGTGAGCGGCAAGATGGACGCGCCCGCCGCGCAACTGACCTTGGATGGCCGTGACCTGACCTTCTTTGGCGACCAGCAATTGAAAGCCATCAAAGGCAGCGCCAGCGTGGGCGCCGGCCAGGGCGCGCTCGACCCCATGGTCAGCGCGCTGGACATCACGGGCTACAGCACGCCCACCTTCAAGCTGGCCAGCGCCCGTCTGGGCACGACGGGCACGCGCGGCAGCCATACGGTGAGCCTGGCGGCGCGCAACGACGATTTCGACGCCAGCGTGCAAATCCGCGGCAGCCAGAGCGGCGCCAGCTGGACGGGCACCATCGACAGCCTGCAAAACAAGGGCCGCTATGCGCTGGTGCTGCAAGCGCCTGTGCCCGTGAAAGTGGCGGGCCCGGCCGGCAGCGGCGTGGCGGGCCTGGGCCAGCCCGAGCAGATCAGCGTGGGCAATACCGTCATCAAATTGCCGGCAGGCAGCATTACCATGCAAAGCCTCGTCAAGAACGGCCCCCGCTGGAGCAGTTCCGGCCAGGCGGCCGGCGTGGCCCTGACCTATCTGGCGCAAGTGATTCCCTCGCTGCAAGCCAATGCGCGCAGCGACCTGACCCTGGGCGCGCAATGGTCGCTCGACATGCAGGTGCCGACGGCGAAACAGAAGGATCCGTCGTTGGCCGGCATGCTGCACATCTACCGCGAAAAAGGCGACGTGACGGTGGGTGTGGAACAGCCGCTGGCGCTGGGCTTGCGCACCATCGATGCGCGAGTGGACGTAGCCAACCAGCAACTGCGCCTGGCCGTGAAACTCGACGGCGCGCGCGCGGGCCAGAGCGATATCAACGCCACCGTGCACATGCTGAACGGGCGCATCAGCAACGACAGCGCCCTCTCGCTGACGGGCACCACCAGCATCGATACACTGGCCTGGCTGGCGCCGCTGACGGGCCAGCCAGGGCTGGAACTGGGCGGCGCCTTGAAGGTGGCCTTGTCCGGCAGCGGCACCATCGGCGCACCGCAATTAAATGGCGACATCAACGGCAGCAAGCTGCTGGTGAACTGGGCCGACCAGGGCTTGAAATTGCGCAATGGCGTGCTGCAAGCCAAGCTGGCCGGCGATCAATTGCAACTGCAGCGCCTGAGCTTTGACGGCGGCGACGGCAAGGTGCAGGCAGATGGCTGGGTACGCTTTGCGAATGGCGAAGCGAGCCTGGAACTGAAATTGATGGCCGACCGCCTGCAAGCGCTGTCGCGTCCCGACCGTACCTTGATCCTGTCGGGCAACAGCACCCTGGTGCGCAACGACAAGCGCTTCAGCTTCGAGGGCAAGTTCAAGGCCAACCGCGCGCTGATCGAACTGGCGCCACAAGATACCCCGACGCAAAGCAGCGACGTGGTGGTGCTGGGCAAGGAAGTCAAGGGCGGCAAGGAAGCGCCATCCTTGCCCCTGAATATAGACCTGGAATTTGACCTGGGCAGCGCCTTCCACCTGCGCGGCATGGGCATCGATGCGGACCTGGCCGGCAACGTGCGCGCCAGAGTCATCAACCGCGCCGCGCCGCGCGTGACGGGCAGCATCAAGGTCACCAACGGCCAGTACGCGGCCTATGGACAGAAGCTGTCGATCGAGCGGGGCTTGATCGCCTTCACGGGCGCCTACGACAACCCGTCGCTCAACATCCTGGCCGTGCGCAAGCGTCCCGAGGGCGAAGCCTTGTCGGAAACGAATGTGGAAGCGGGCGTGGAAGTGCGCGGCACGGCCCAGGCGCCGACGGCCAAGCTGGTCTCCACGCCGAGCGTGTCGGACAGCGACAAGCTGGCCTGGCTGATCCTCGGCCACGGTGCGGAAACGGCGGCCGGCGATGAAATGGCCCTGCTGACGACGGCCGCAGGCGCCCTCTTCGGCGGCTCCGGCGGCGGCTTGCAGGGCAAGCTGGCCAGTTCGCTGGGCCTTGATGAAGTGGGACTGTCGCAGGCGAAGGGGCTGGAAAGCACGGTCGTCACGGTCGGCAAGCGCCTGTCCTCGCGCGCCTACCTGACGTTCGAGCAAGGCACGAGCACGGCGACGAGCCTGGTCAAGCTGCGCTATAAGCTGAATCGCCGCATCACCCTGCAATTCCAGACGGGCACGAACAATGCGCTCGACGTGTTGTACACGTGGGCGTTTGATTAA